The Oryzias latipes chromosome 1, ASM223467v1 genome contains a region encoding:
- the xpnpep1 gene encoding xaa-Pro aminopeptidase 1 isoform X2 codes for MSPKITGELLRLLRNAMRNCKYVSEPIQAYIIPSGDAHQSEYIAPCDCRREFISGFNGSAGTAIVTEQHAAMWTDGRYFLQASQQMDNNWTLMKMGLKETPSQEDWLISVLPENSKVGVDPWIIAADQWKNMSKALTSAGHSLVAVQDNLIDVVWTDRPERASSQLRILGLEHAGVSWQDKVTALRGKMAERKINWFVATALDEIAWLFNLRGADIEYNPVFFAYAIFGMNSIRLFVDLKRLSDPALRDHLQLDSPSRPDMSVQTFPYESVYTELQAICAALGPKDKVWICDKASCCLTQVIPKPHRTPIPYTPLCLAKAVKNPTEVQGMKRAHIKDAVALCELFAWLEKEIPKGTVTEISAADKAEELRSQQKDFVGLSFPTISGVGPNAAIIHYGPLPETNRTLTVNEVYLIDSGAQYIDGTTDVTRTVHFGTPSAYEKECFTYVLKGHIAVSAAIFPNGTKGHLLDSFARAALWESGLDYLHGTGHGVGCFLNVHEGPCGISYKTFADEPLEAGMIVSDEPGYYEEGAFGIRVENVVLVVPAKPKYNYRNRGSLTFEPLTLVPIQVKMMNTELLTQRERDWVNEYHRRCRDVVGAELERQGRQQALEWLIRETQPIV; via the exons ATGTCTCCAAAGATCACCGGGGAGCTGCTCCGGCTGCTCCGGAACGCCATGAGGAACTGTAAATATGTGTCGGAGCCCATCCAGGCCTACATCATCCCGTCTGGAGACGCGCATCAG AGTGAATACATTGCACCGTGTGACTGCAGGCGTGAGTTCATCAGCGGATTCAACGGCTCTGCCG GGACCGCCATCGTCACGGAGCAGCACGCTGCCATGTGGACGGATGGGAGATATTTCCTCCAGGCCAGTCAGCAGATGGACAACAACTGGACTCTCATGAAGATGG GACTGAAGGAGACCCCCTCCCAGGAGGACTGGCTGATCAGCGTTTTGCCAGAAAACTCCAAAGTGGGAGTGGATCCTTGGATCATCGCTGCTG ACCAGTGGAAGAACATGTCCAAGGCGCTGACCAGCGCCGGCCACTCTCTGGTGGCGGTGCAGGACAATCTAATCGATGTGGTCTGGACAGACCGGCCTGAAAGGGCCAGCTCGCAACTACGCATCCTGGGATTAGAGCATGCAG GCGTCTCCTGGCAGGATAAGGTGACGGCGCTGCGAGGCAAGATGGCAGAGAGGAAAATCAACTGGTTTGTTGCCACAGCACTGGATGAGATTGCAT gGCTCTTCAACCTCCGTGGTGCCGACATTGAATACAACCCAGTTTTCTTTGCATATGCCATATTTGGGATGAACTCAATAAG GCTGTTTGTGGACTTGAAGCGTCTTTCTGACCCCGCCCTGAGAGACCACCTGCAGCTGGACTCGCCCAGCAGGCCCGACATGAGCGTCCAGACCTTCCCTTACGAGTCCGTCTACACGGAGCTGCAGGCGATCTGCGCGGCGCTCGGCCCCAAGGACAAAGTGTGGATCTGCGACAAGGCCAGCTGCTGCCTCACTCAGGTCATCCCGAAG CCCCACAGAACTCCAATTCCCTACACGCCGCTGTGCCTCGCCAAGGCGGTGAAGAACCCGACGGAGGTTCAAGGCATGAAGCGGGCGCAT ATCAAGGATGCAGTTGCTCTCTGTGAACTCTTTGCTTGGCTGGAAAAGGAG ATCCCAAAAGGCACAGTGACCGAAATCTCTGCTGCTGATAAGGCTGAAGAACTACGCAG TCAACAGAAAGATTTCGTTGGCCTCAGTTTCCCCACCATCTCCGGCGTGGGCCCAAATGCAGCCATCATACATTACGG ACCTCTGCCCGAAACCAACAGGACTCTCACCGTGAACGAGGTTTACCTGATCGACTCTGGAGCTCAGTACAT AGATGGAACAACAGATGTGACGCGGACCGTGCACTTTGGGACTCCTTCTGCTTATGAAAAG GAATGTTTCACGTATGTTCTGAAGGGACACATAGCAGTCAGTGCCGCCATCTTCCCCAATGGAACTAAAG GACACCTCTTGGACTCGTTCGCCCGTGCTGCTCTCTGGGAGTCTGGACTGGACTACCTTCATGGAACGGGTCATGGCGTGGGCTGCTTTCTCAACGTGCATGAGGGTCCCTGTGGCATCAGCTACAAAACCTTCGCCGATGAACCTCTGGAGGCCGGCATGATCGTCAGCGACG AACCCGGATACTATGAAGAGGGAGCGTTTGGGATTCGTGTTGAAAATGTGGTCCTGGTTGTACCGGCGAAGCCCAAA TACAACTACAGAAACAGGGGAAGCCTGACGTTTGAGCCTCTGACTTTGGTCCCAATCCAAGTCAAgatgatgaacacagagctgctcACTCAGAGGGAG CGGGATTGGGTGAACGAGTACCACAGACGGTGCAGGGACGtggtgggggcggagctggagCGGCAGGGCCGGCAGCAGGCCCTGGAGTGGCTGATCAGAGAGACGCAGCCGATCGTCTGA
- the xpnpep1 gene encoding xaa-Pro aminopeptidase 1 isoform X1 encodes MASPKTDAGMSPKITGELLRLLRNAMRNCKYVSEPIQAYIIPSGDAHQSEYIAPCDCRREFISGFNGSAGTAIVTEQHAAMWTDGRYFLQASQQMDNNWTLMKMGLKETPSQEDWLISVLPENSKVGVDPWIIAADQWKNMSKALTSAGHSLVAVQDNLIDVVWTDRPERASSQLRILGLEHAGVSWQDKVTALRGKMAERKINWFVATALDEIAWLFNLRGADIEYNPVFFAYAIFGMNSIRLFVDLKRLSDPALRDHLQLDSPSRPDMSVQTFPYESVYTELQAICAALGPKDKVWICDKASCCLTQVIPKPHRTPIPYTPLCLAKAVKNPTEVQGMKRAHIKDAVALCELFAWLEKEIPKGTVTEISAADKAEELRSQQKDFVGLSFPTISGVGPNAAIIHYGPLPETNRTLTVNEVYLIDSGAQYIDGTTDVTRTVHFGTPSAYEKECFTYVLKGHIAVSAAIFPNGTKGHLLDSFARAALWESGLDYLHGTGHGVGCFLNVHEGPCGISYKTFADEPLEAGMIVSDEPGYYEEGAFGIRVENVVLVVPAKPKYNYRNRGSLTFEPLTLVPIQVKMMNTELLTQRERDWVNEYHRRCRDVVGAELERQGRQQALEWLIRETQPIV; translated from the exons ATGGCTTCCCCAAAAACAG ACGCAGGAATGTCTCCAAAGATCACCGGGGAGCTGCTCCGGCTGCTCCGGAACGCCATGAGGAACTGTAAATATGTGTCGGAGCCCATCCAGGCCTACATCATCCCGTCTGGAGACGCGCATCAG AGTGAATACATTGCACCGTGTGACTGCAGGCGTGAGTTCATCAGCGGATTCAACGGCTCTGCCG GGACCGCCATCGTCACGGAGCAGCACGCTGCCATGTGGACGGATGGGAGATATTTCCTCCAGGCCAGTCAGCAGATGGACAACAACTGGACTCTCATGAAGATGG GACTGAAGGAGACCCCCTCCCAGGAGGACTGGCTGATCAGCGTTTTGCCAGAAAACTCCAAAGTGGGAGTGGATCCTTGGATCATCGCTGCTG ACCAGTGGAAGAACATGTCCAAGGCGCTGACCAGCGCCGGCCACTCTCTGGTGGCGGTGCAGGACAATCTAATCGATGTGGTCTGGACAGACCGGCCTGAAAGGGCCAGCTCGCAACTACGCATCCTGGGATTAGAGCATGCAG GCGTCTCCTGGCAGGATAAGGTGACGGCGCTGCGAGGCAAGATGGCAGAGAGGAAAATCAACTGGTTTGTTGCCACAGCACTGGATGAGATTGCAT gGCTCTTCAACCTCCGTGGTGCCGACATTGAATACAACCCAGTTTTCTTTGCATATGCCATATTTGGGATGAACTCAATAAG GCTGTTTGTGGACTTGAAGCGTCTTTCTGACCCCGCCCTGAGAGACCACCTGCAGCTGGACTCGCCCAGCAGGCCCGACATGAGCGTCCAGACCTTCCCTTACGAGTCCGTCTACACGGAGCTGCAGGCGATCTGCGCGGCGCTCGGCCCCAAGGACAAAGTGTGGATCTGCGACAAGGCCAGCTGCTGCCTCACTCAGGTCATCCCGAAG CCCCACAGAACTCCAATTCCCTACACGCCGCTGTGCCTCGCCAAGGCGGTGAAGAACCCGACGGAGGTTCAAGGCATGAAGCGGGCGCAT ATCAAGGATGCAGTTGCTCTCTGTGAACTCTTTGCTTGGCTGGAAAAGGAG ATCCCAAAAGGCACAGTGACCGAAATCTCTGCTGCTGATAAGGCTGAAGAACTACGCAG TCAACAGAAAGATTTCGTTGGCCTCAGTTTCCCCACCATCTCCGGCGTGGGCCCAAATGCAGCCATCATACATTACGG ACCTCTGCCCGAAACCAACAGGACTCTCACCGTGAACGAGGTTTACCTGATCGACTCTGGAGCTCAGTACAT AGATGGAACAACAGATGTGACGCGGACCGTGCACTTTGGGACTCCTTCTGCTTATGAAAAG GAATGTTTCACGTATGTTCTGAAGGGACACATAGCAGTCAGTGCCGCCATCTTCCCCAATGGAACTAAAG GACACCTCTTGGACTCGTTCGCCCGTGCTGCTCTCTGGGAGTCTGGACTGGACTACCTTCATGGAACGGGTCATGGCGTGGGCTGCTTTCTCAACGTGCATGAGGGTCCCTGTGGCATCAGCTACAAAACCTTCGCCGATGAACCTCTGGAGGCCGGCATGATCGTCAGCGACG AACCCGGATACTATGAAGAGGGAGCGTTTGGGATTCGTGTTGAAAATGTGGTCCTGGTTGTACCGGCGAAGCCCAAA TACAACTACAGAAACAGGGGAAGCCTGACGTTTGAGCCTCTGACTTTGGTCCCAATCCAAGTCAAgatgatgaacacagagctgctcACTCAGAGGGAG CGGGATTGGGTGAACGAGTACCACAGACGGTGCAGGGACGtggtgggggcggagctggagCGGCAGGGCCGGCAGCAGGCCCTGGAGTGGCTGATCAGAGAGACGCAGCCGATCGTCTGA